One genomic segment of Danio aesculapii chromosome 15, fDanAes4.1, whole genome shotgun sequence includes these proteins:
- the pgm2l1 gene encoding glucose 1,6-bisphosphate synthase gives MGSNGDLNANSQCFSATGDPVLDKAVNQWMTWDKNPLTREQIESLVREGHVVELRRRLCSRMTFGTAGLRAAMGAGFARINDLTIIQSTQGLYKYLAKCFPDLKTRGLVIGYDTRAQASSGCTSERLAKLTAAVMLCKDVRVFLFSTYVPTPFVPYAVMKYGAAAGVMITASHNRKEDNGYKVYWHNGAQIASPHDKEILYCIEESAEPWAESWNEDLVESSLLKRDPLEDVCHWYMEELNTLCFHRELNAKSPLKFVHSSFHGVGHNYVQRAFQQFGFLPPIPVPEQKDPDPDFSTVSCPNPEEGESVLELSLQLAEREEARIVVATDPDADRLAVAEQNENRGWKVFTGNELAALLGWWMLFNWKEAHPDPADTERVYMLATTVSSKILKAFARIEGFHYEETLPGFKWIGNRIHELKKAGKEVIFSFEESIGFLCGNMVLDKDGVSTAAVVAEMAAYLHTQNLSLNQQLCNIYEIYGYHISRTSYVLCNDPPTIHRIFSRLRNFGGQSVYPTSCGDYCITHIRDVTTGYDSSQPDKKCVLPLSKSSQMVTFTFQNGIVATLRTSGTEPKIKYYTEFCTSPGKRDMSSLEEELRKVAAALVEEFLEPDKNNLLGRSV, from the exons AATCCTCTGACGCGGGAACAAATCGAGTCTCTGGTGCGAGAGGGCCATGTGGTGGAGCTCAGGCGGAGATTGTGCTCCAGGATGACGTTTGGAACCGCTGGATTAAGAGCCGCGATGGGAGCAGGGTTTGCCCGCATTAATGACCTGACTATCATTCAGTCCACACAG GGATTGTACAAATACTTGGCTAAATGTTTCCCCGACCTGAAAACGAGAGGGCTGGTGATTGGTTATGACACTCGTGCCCAAGCAAGCAGTGGCTGCACCAGTGAACG ACTTGCAAAGTTGACTGCCGCTGTTATGCTTTGTAAAGATGTTCGTGTCTTTCTGTTCTCTACATATGTGCCCACCCCATTTGTG CCGTATGCTGTTATGAAGTACGGAGCTGCAGCTGGAGTCATGATCACTGCTTCTCATAACAGAAAAGAGGACAATGGATACAAG gtttattGGCACAATGGCGCACAGATCGCTTCACCGCATGATAAGGAGATCTTGTATTGCATTGAAGAGAGTGCTGAACCCTGGGCTGAGTCCTGGAATGAGGACCTAGTTGAGAGCAGCCTGTTAAAGAGAGACCCACTGGAGGACGTCTGCCACTGGTACATGGAAGAGCTAAACACTCTCTGCTTCCACAG AGAACTTAACGCAAAGTCTCCTCTGAAGTTTGTCCATTCTTCATTCCATGGTGTGGGTCACAACTATGTCCAGAGAGCCTTTCAGCAGTTTGGTTTCCTGCCGCCAATTCCTGTTCCAGAGCAGAAAGATCCAGATCCAGATTTTTCCACAGTCAGCTGTCCTAACCCAGAGGAAGGAGAGTCAGTCTTA GAGCTTTCTCTTCAGTTGGCTGAAAGAGAGGAAGCCCGTATTGTTGTGGCCACAGACCCTGATGCAGATCGCTTGGCTGTTGCAGAGCAGAATGAGAA TCGTGGATGGAAAGTGTTCACGGGGAATGAGTTAGCAGCATTGCTTGGCTGGTGGATGTTGTTCAACTGGAAGGAAGCACACCCTGACCCAGCAGACACTGAGAGAGTATATATGCTGGCCACCACTGTCTCATCCAAAATACTCAAGGCCTTTGCACGCATAGAAGGCTTCCATTATGAG GAAACATTGCCTGGCTTTAAATGGATTGGAAACAGAATCCATGAACTAAAAAAAGCCGGAAAGGAAGTGATTTTTTCCTTTGAAGAATCCATTG GGTTTTTGTGCGGGAACATGGTTCTTGATAAGGATGGAGTCAGTACAGCAGCTGTTGTGGCTGAAATGGCTGCTTATCTACACACCCAAAACCTTTCCTTGAACCAGCAACTATGTAACATCTACGAAAT ATATGGGTATCACATTTCCCGAACGTCCTATGTCCTCTGCaatgacccaccaactattcATAGAATTTTCAGCCGTCTACGCAACTTTGGAGGCCAGAGTGTGTATCCAACGTCATGCGGCGATTACTGCATCACACACATCCGAGATGTGACCACTGGTTATGACAGCAGTCAGCCTGACAAGAAATGT GTTCTTCCATTGTCAAAAAGTAGCCAAATGGTCACCTTCACATTTCAGAATGGCATTGTTGCCACACTTAGGACCAGTGGAACCGAGCCAAAGATCAAGTATTACACAGAATTCTGCACATCTCCAGGAAAACG TGATATGTCTAGCCTGGAGGAGGAGTTAAGAAAAGTTGCAGCTGCCCTGGTTGAAGAGTTTCTTGAACCGGACAAGAACAATCTCCTTGGCAGATCAGTATAG